Proteins from a genomic interval of Dendropsophus ebraccatus isolate aDenEbr1 chromosome 6, aDenEbr1.pat, whole genome shotgun sequence:
- the LOC138795377 gene encoding uncharacterized protein, producing the protein MKDIKELIRGEIKSSLPSQALVPVETGESSRSEPMPGPSTEADEEDPVSETEDFGNRFVTTQFRDPERQQAMELEVQSLLDKQTVPSLSWWTQRENLEKGVPWVRSDEVILTTDASPQGWGAYTTDIILQGLWKPEEAALSQNVRELRAVFMSLSQALPLLRDRHVKIQSDNSSVVAYINHQGGTRSRELMRVAHFIFRLVEPHLSSLTALHLKGSENIRPDYLSRHQLNQGEWSLSVQVFQQICARWGHPVIDLFASKANKKDDPQSSQEGQAGQSSGYHDSAILAQEGVVLLVDGHVHYRSLATARDSGSSQSGSDLPSGSQESPPDCMAIERQILIDRGLSPST; encoded by the exons ATGAAGGACATTAAGGAACTTATTAGAGGGGAAATTAAATCATCCCTTCCCTCACAGGCCCTAGTCCCCGTGGAGACGGGAGAATCCTCCAGGTCTGAGCCTATGCCTGGTCCCAGTACGGAGGCGGATGAGGAGGATCCTGTGTCCGAGACAGAGGACTTTG GCAATAGATTTGTCACCACTCAATTCCGGGATCCAGAGCGTCAACAGGCCATGGAACTTGAGGTGCAATCTCTCTTGGATAAACAG ACAGTACCTTCCCTAAGTTGGTGGACCCAGAGAGAAAATCTGGAAAAGGGGGTTCCCTGGGTACGCTCAGACGAAGTCATCCTAACTACCGATGCCAGCCCTCAGGGCTGGGGAGCCTACACAACAGACATCATACTCCAGGGGTTATGGAAGCCAGAGGAAGCTGCCTTGTCTCAGAACGTCAGAGAGCTCAGAGCAGTCTTCATGTCCCTATCCCAGGCCCTGCCCCTCCTAAGAGACAGACACGTAAAGATCCAGTCAGACAACTCATCGGTAGTAGCGTACATAAATCACCAAGGGGGCACAAGATCCAGAGAGCTAATGAGAGTCGCTCACTTCATCTTCAGACTGGTAGAACCTCATCTCTCCTCGCTCACAGCACTACATCTAAAGGGTTCAGAGAATATAAGGCCAGACTACCTGAGCAGACACCAGCTAAACCAGGGGGAGTGGAGCTTGTCAGTCCAGGTGTTTCAACAGATCTGTGCCAGGTGGGGTCATCCAGTAATAGATCTCTTCGCTTCCAAAGCGAACAAGAAG GATGATCCCCAGAGTTCTCAGGAAGGTCAGGCAGGACAAAGCTCTGGTTATCATGATAGCGCCATTCTGGCCCAGGAGGGTGTGGTTCTCTTGGTTGACGGTCATGTCCATTACAGATCCCTGGCTACTGCCAGAGACTCCGGATCTTCTCAGTCCGGGTCCGATTTACCATCCGGAAGTCAAGAATCTCCACCTGACTGCATGGCtattgagaggcagatcctcataGATAGGGGGCTTTCCccatcgacatga